The Flexivirga aerilata sequence CACCACAACCCGCCGTTCGTGCCCTCGTCGCCGACCACGATGCTCGGCTACATCGCCGCGCAGACCGAAAACCTCACGCTGTCCACCTCCACCACGCTGATCACGACCAACGACCCGGTGAAGATCGCCGAGGACTTCGCGATGCTGCAGCACCTCGCCGGCGGCCGCGTCGACCTGATGATGGGTCGCGGCAACACCGGTCCGGTCTACCCGTGGTTCGGCAAGGACATCCGCAAGGGCATCCCGCTCGCGGTCGAGAACTACCACCTGCTGCGTCGCCTCTGGCGCGAGAAGGTCGTGGACTGGGAGGGCGAGTTCCGCACCCCGCTGCACGGCTACACCTCGACGCCCGCACCACTCGACGGGGTGCCGCCGTTCGTGTGGCACGGCTCGATCCGCAGCCCGGAGATCGCCGAGCAGGCCGCCTTCTACGGCGACGGCTTCTTCCACAACCACATCTTCTGGAACAAGGAGCACACCGAGGCGATGGTGAAGCTCTACCGCCAGCGCTTCGAGCACTACGGACATGGCGCCGCCGACCAGGCGATCGTCGGGCTCGGCGGCCAGATCTTCATGGCCGACACCGAGAAGGAGGCCGTACGCCGCTTCCGGCCCTACTTCGACAACGCCCCGGTCTACGGACACGGCCCGTCGCTCGAGAGCTTCACCCGCGACACCCCGCTGACCGTCGGCACTCCCGAGCAGGTCATCGAGCGCACGCTCGGCTTCGCCGACTACGTGGGTGACTACCAGCGTCAGCTGTTCCTGGTCGACCACGCTGGTCTGCCGCTGGAGCAGGTGCTGGAGCAGATCGAGATCCTCGGCAAGGAGGTCGTGCCGGTGCTGCGTCGCGAGTTCGAGGCGCGCCGTCCGGCGCACGTGCCGAGCGACCCGCCCACGCACAGCTCCCTGCTGGCGCAGGGCCCGGACTCGCCGCACCTGAAGGTCATCAACGCGACCGCCGGCCTGGAGCAGGCCGACGACGCCAAGAACGCCGAGAACGCCGAGGTGTCGGCATGACCCGCAAACTCGTGGTCGTGACCGCCGGTCTGAGTCAGCCCAGCAGCACCCGGCTGCTGGCTGACCAGATCTCCGGCGCGGTCGCCGCGGAGGTGACCGCGCGCGGCGAGGCGCTCGACATACAGGTCATCGAACTGCGAGAGCTGGCAGTCGACCTCGCGACCATGATGGCAACAGCTGGTATGCCGACCAGCCGCCTCAACGAGGCCCGCGAGCAGGTGTCGGCCGCCGACGGGATGATCGTCGTCACGCCGGTCTTCGCGGCGAGCTACAGCGGCGTCTTCAAGATGTTCTTCGACGCCCTGGACCCGGACGCGCTGAACGGCATGCCGGTCGTCATCGCCGCGACCGCGGGCACCCCGCGGCACTCGATGGTGCTGGACCACGCGCTGCGCCCGCTGCTGACCCACCTGCGCGCGGTCGTGATGCCGACCGGCGTCTTCGCCGC is a genomic window containing:
- a CDS encoding LLM class flavin-dependent oxidoreductase — protein: MQFGLFSVGDVTTDPTNGRTPTEAERVQSMVAIAKKAEEVGLDVFASGEHHNPPFVPSSPTTMLGYIAAQTENLTLSTSTTLITTNDPVKIAEDFAMLQHLAGGRVDLMMGRGNTGPVYPWFGKDIRKGIPLAVENYHLLRRLWREKVVDWEGEFRTPLHGYTSTPAPLDGVPPFVWHGSIRSPEIAEQAAFYGDGFFHNHIFWNKEHTEAMVKLYRQRFEHYGHGAADQAIVGLGGQIFMADTEKEAVRRFRPYFDNAPVYGHGPSLESFTRDTPLTVGTPEQVIERTLGFADYVGDYQRQLFLVDHAGLPLEQVLEQIEILGKEVVPVLRREFEARRPAHVPSDPPTHSSLLAQGPDSPHLKVINATAGLEQADDAKNAENAEVSA
- a CDS encoding FMN reductase; the protein is MTRKLVVVTAGLSQPSSTRLLADQISGAVAAEVTARGEALDIQVIELRELAVDLATMMATAGMPTSRLNEAREQVSAADGMIVVTPVFAASYSGVFKMFFDALDPDALNGMPVVIAATAGTPRHSMVLDHALRPLLTHLRAVVMPTGVFAATEDFGGGADGQQLSARIGRAADELAGQLVTDGGGSVGGFTPNSADTKQRDSGVHVPAQVTPFAKLLDGHSG